The following is a genomic window from Podarcis raffonei isolate rPodRaf1 chromosome 5, rPodRaf1.pri, whole genome shotgun sequence.
agggaaagaacatgccagttgggcatgtgtctctgccagggtcctactcaagagtaggctgagctcctgacacatTCATCATCTGGTCACTGCTCTGGATGCACAAcctatctgtctccaggcactgtggtcgtctgcaaggCATTCCCACATAGCagagttgatgttgccagccttcatatcTTTTTTGCCTTTGCAATGcacagttggtctgccaacaggcttggtgcctgaagccagctccctgtagatcACATCCCTCGGGATCCTGCCACCTTCCAGAAGGACTTAGGCTTTCAACTATCATTTATCACGTTAGAAAGCAAGAGTGTGCATCTTGCTGAAAAGAGTAAAATGGGAGTGGGTCAGAACTTCAAACTCTTACTATTGTCACTGGTTTGACCTACAGAAGGAAGTAGCATGATTTGATTAGAGTTCAGAGTGCACTGTTGCCAGGTTTTAAACCACAATGCCATATAACTAGTTCCCCAGAGCAATTTCAAAGTCGGTCTGCAACAGGACATATGGATGTTGGAGAAATTGGATTCCATTAGCAagcttacctaattcacacttccaaaACAATATATGAACTAAATCTTTTGAAATgtgctcttctctgaatttttccatGCTGTTCTTCTCTcaggcaatgtgtacaaaaatgtacatactagaggaaagtgtgcatataaatacatataaTAGTGGATATACAGTAGcatacaaaaattcattatattaggcaaaattgctttgcaaaaaaggaaaaaaatagcactaaaatgctggtgggttttcATGAAACTTTTTCTTTCAgttacaaactgatgtggagaattGAAATTAAAATAAGGAATTGAGAaacctatattttttaaaaaaatattttatttaggattttcttgttttacagaagtgtaatgcctcatattttttcccccatgtaacatttttacaaatccgtttcatttgttgaggcattagggggagaagaaaaaagaaagaaaaaagaaagggggggtggagagagggaagatggatgggggtggggtcgggtggcagtgtttctattatgctttaTACATCCCTATATTTGACATATTCCTCCATCCCAACTTGCAGATGGCCATGAAAGGGATTTTCTGCTGATTGCTCTTTCTCTTAACTGTATTGCCCTGTAAAGCTTCTTCCTCCATTGGCACAAAGCGACCGTCGCTACAACCGCTAGAGTGTGAGTGCCTGAGTTGTGTTTGTGTCCACACTCTCTGGCACTGAGCTTTGTTTAGGAAAAGTTACTCAGCATCCTCAGCCCTTTTCATTTTCACAGAGGTGTCAGGAATCCAACCAGTTAAACCGCAAGCCTTTGAGTTCATGCACTGACTCCAGCGTGCAGCTATTGTAAACTCTTGGGAATCACGTGATGAAACTTCTCTTCAGAGGCTATTAATTCTGGCAGCGGACAGAGAAAGTTTCCAGAACTCAGGAAACTGCTTCGTGAACAGTCTTCTTGGGAGCTTTGGGAAGCACAAAATTATTTGCAGACTCACGTAAGTTGTTCAAGTCTCTTTTCCTTTGTTTCACTGCGCTAGATATAATAGTGTTTTCTTATTATTATCTTGTCTAGAACAACACTGATAAGCTATGTATTCAGATTCTCAGAGCTTTGATGCATTAAGCTTGTCTTGATAGTAAGCCTTACCCCAAAACTTTTTTTTGCCTTCCAAGTTTATATATTTCTTGTATTTTAGAATGGCTTTTTCACCCTTTGTTCATTTCTGATCACATACTCTCTTAAAATATTCCTAACTGATAAAACTGTTCTATTATTTCCAGCATAATAATATgatggccctctagatattgttgaatTGCAACACCTACCAGCCCCAACCACTATAGACAAAGGccggtatgatgggaattgtaatccagcaatatttggagggccacccTGTCTccatccctggtcctgaatattAGCTCCCACATCTGTAATAAAGGAATAAGAATGCTTGGCATCTTTCCTGGGCAGCTGCAAAGTATATAAAATACTGATTATGATGGTGGTGGTCGTTTGGCATTGTTCCTTTCCTTTTGAAAATAGAGCAAGGATTTCCCATTTGCAGCtatttagttttaaaaaaatgtttgtatttattttgtttcctggGTTTTGATTTCTGGGTTTGATGTCCCGACCTATTTCCTCTTGCAGGTTCCTGGTTCCCCCACAGAGCTTTGATGTTCACGATGGATCATTTGAACATGACCCAGCCCATGCTTGCTGCTGAAAGCACAGGACCTGCAGCGTCCACTCTTGAGAAAGGCGGAGGGAACGGAAATGAATACTTCTATGTCCTGATCGTAATGTCCTTCTACGGCATCTTCCTGATGGGCATCATGCTGGGCTACATGAAGtccaagaggaaggagaagaaatccAACTTGCTGCTGCTCTACAAGGATGAGGAGAGGGCATGGGGACAAGCTGTCAAGCCTCTGCCCACCATCTCGGGACTGAGGTCTGTCCAGATCCCCATGATGTTCAGCATGCTGCAAGAGAGCATGGCACCGGCTCTCTCCTGCACCCTCTGCTCCATGGAAGGCAGCAGCGTAAGCGAGTCTTCCTTGACAGACGTTCACCTCACTATTCAAGAGGAAGTGGCTGACGCCGAGCTGGGGGAAACAGGCGAAGTGGCTCTCCTCGATGACAGCAGCGAAGGTTCTTCGGAAAGCATCCACCAAAATTCCTAGCGCTTGCAGGACCTGGAGACACAGCATCTTTTGAATGAGTAGAACTGAAGGAAAACCATTTCCCACTTTGTCTCCTGTCTCAATTTGTCGAGCACCAGTGATGGAAGGGGTGCCTGGAAGCAGGGAGGAGACgcagcaaacagaaaaacaactgGGTAGGCATTTGTTGTGCATTGGAGAATAGCTTTGTTATTAAGGACAGGGAGGGATATTTCTCTCCTGGCAAATGTGTTTGCATAGCCTCTCTGTTTGCTTTAGAATGCTGCAAATATCTGGGAAGTAGCTGAGAAACATCAGGGATGTTTTGTGAATGAGCTGCCAGCCTCATGGATCTGGTCTTATGAGTGTTTCACCCCCATAAGCAAGTCTAAAAGAAAGTGTTTCTGTGGAAAATGTGGTCACCAAGGGCAGGGATAATGCAGTACCAAacaaagagctttgcttcagtcaATGACTAAGCAGGAGCACAGTTTAATTCATTCTTGACTCTCAAATATGTGCAGCTGTGTCAGAAGAAGTAGGTCCATGTGCCAGTATATCTGAGCAAATATTTCTTTCAGAGTGTCCATGAAAGAAATGAAGCTACATCCATTCATACCAGCAGACCATGATCTCAATCCATGCGGATACTCAAACTCTTTTCATTTTAGTAGCatttaaagggggtggggtggggtaacaCAATGAAACGGAGTGGGCACTATGGCTAAATTCTACAAAAGCAGACACAGATCAGGCTAGGTCTGCATCATGATGCATGCATTTCTATGTCCTGATTTGCTGTAAGAATGTTTACCCCAATGGCTCCATTCAGCTATCATATGAAAAGTATGAATTAGAGCCCAAATCATACTTCAAGTTTCATAGCAGATGGGGGCAAATCATGGTTCAAATCTGCTTGCATGCTTTTGCTTTCCATCTGTACAACACTCTTGTTCCAATGATGCAAGATACGGAACATGGCCTGTAACTGGCAATTTAGATTTCACACTGTCACAAAACACTGGGCTGGATTCAGACTAAGTTAGTCATGCTTGAAATGATAAACTTGTCCCACTGATTGTAATGGGAACAAAGTGTTATTAGCTTAGCCTGGATCCAACCGTTTGTTTGCAAATGCCCTTCAAACTTAATTCCTGATTCTCATTTGCTGGCTGTCTGCAAAACATAGTTTGTCAGTTCAAATATCATGCTAAGCCATAGGTAAGCTTTTTAACCATAGTTTGGCACTGGTGTCTCTGAAGAACTGAACCACACTGTATGTTCATATTACAAACGCTTGGAACTTGCCAGTTAAACCTCTGCACAATTTTCATAGAGGGTTTAATAGCAATGGGGCAGAGGGGTTTTGCTTCCATCGTGCATTGCACTGGACAATAACGTCAGATTGGTCTcataagtatgagaacagaaatgctgCCAAAATGCCTCTCTGAGTTTTCTGAGTTAAATAGCTCCAGAACATATTCATTGCCATGGGATACGGTGTGGGAAAACAGAGCATGAAAAGGGGACAGGCACAAATGAGGCAAAGAGCTCTCATTTCCCACTCCCATCTGAAAGTCTCAGTTCCAAGTTCTGTATGAGTGGGACAGACTAAATGGGACCTTCACCTCCTCTTTCTGATGTCACTGGGGATACTTTTGTTTGTGCAGAGACTTTGTTGCTCATTGACGAGTGGCTGCAGATCTCATTAAAGGCAATGGGAATATTTCATTGACTCGGCCGATCAACCCGCAAGCATGAATTCTGGGTTGCTTTATTCCAAGAGGGACTGTTTTAAGTTTTCAAAGGAGCCAAATTACTTCTGGCATGTTGCCTGGAATCACTTGAATCCTGAAACTTTCCAACTCCGACTTTCGAGTTGTCATGTTTTTTCATTGCTTTGTCCTCAATTCTTTGATTTCCGTACAAATCTACTTGTCACTCTCTCTTTGCTTCAAAAGTCAATTGTGTATATACTTTGATACCAAGCTGTATATATTTGTCTTACATATTTAAG
Proteins encoded in this region:
- the KCNE4 gene encoding potassium voltage-gated channel subfamily E member 4, with protein sequence MFTMDHLNMTQPMLAAESTGPAASTLEKGGGNGNEYFYVLIVMSFYGIFLMGIMLGYMKSKRKEKKSNLLLLYKDEERAWGQAVKPLPTISGLRSVQIPMMFSMLQESMAPALSCTLCSMEGSSVSESSLTDVHLTIQEEVADAELGETGEVALLDDSSEGSSESIHQNS